The DNA region GAAAAGGACTGGACCTGGGTCCTGTCACGGCCTTGCCCCGAGTGTTCCTTTGACGCCTCCACGGCCACCCCGGCCACAGTTCCGGGGAGCGTGCGGAGCATGTTGCCACGGTGGCGGGCAGTCCTCCGGCGTCCGGACGTCGCGGAGCGTCCGGACGAGGACACCTGGTCGGCGCTGGAGTACGCCTGCCACGTCCGCGACGTTTTCAGCCTTTTCGACCAGCGCCTGAACCTGATGCTCGACGGCGACAACGTCCGGTTCGAGAACTGGGACCAGGACCGGACCGCCCTCGACAAGGATTATGCCAATGCCGATCCCGCAGTGGTCAGTGCCGAACTGACCGCGGAGGGCCAGCAGATTGCGGAAACCTTTGCCGGTGTCCGCCAGGCTGAGTGGGGCAGGAAGGGCTTGCGGAGCAACGGGTCCGTGTTCACCGTCCTGACGCTCGCGCAGTACTTTCTGCACGACGTAGTCCACCACCTCCACGACGTGGACGGCTGAGCCTCAGCGCACAGCCAGGGCAGCTTCCCCACGGAACGCTGCAGCCGACAGTTCCAGCCGTACGTCCTCAGGATGGATATCGGCCGGATTGTGGGTCACCAGAACCACCGTGCGTTCCTTCAGGCCGGCGCGGAGATCCGCCAGCATCGCCCGTCCTGCCTCGGCGTCCAGATGGGCGGTAGGCTCGTCCAGCAGGATCACCTCGGCCCCGGTCATGAGGGTCCGGGCAACAGCCAGCCGTTGGCGTTCGCCGCCGCTGAGGAACGAGCCTCCCGGTCCGATCCGTGTGTCCAGCCCGGCGGGCAGGCGCGACACGAGGCCGCTGAGTCCGACGGCGGCAAGGGCAGCATCCAACCCGGCCTCAACGGTACCCGCTGTAACGCTGCCGGGATCCGCGCGCCCGCCGGGGACAGGGCGTCCCAGGAGGAGGTTGCCCCGGAGCGTGGAATCGAACAGGTGGGCTTCCTGCGGGCACCAGGCGGCCGGGCCCGTGACCCGGACACTCCCGCCGGAGGCGGGAAGGAAGCCCAGCAGGACAGACAACAGCGTGGACTTCCCCACGCCGGACGGACCGGTGACGGCCAGCCAGCGGCCGGGGCCTGCGCTGGCCGACAGTCCTGAGAAGACAGGGGCACCTCCGGGCCACGCGGCCTCAACATTTTCAAGCTCAACACCGGCGGCACCCCCGGCCCGCGCCAAAACCACGTCCCGGCCGTCATCCTCGAGACCGCCCAGGACCCGGTTGCTGTCGCCCACGACTCCTGACTGCCCGATCCGCCGCATCACCATACGGAGCGCAGGAAACTGGCGTACCGCCGTCGTCATGGCTGCGTACGGCTCCACAAGCGCCAGCTGCAGCAGGACAATAACCGCGGCGGTGGCGGGAGGCAGCGTTCCGCCGAGTACCTGCGGCGCAGCCAGCACCGCGGTTGCCAGGGCCGCGGCTCCGCATGCTGCCGTGGTGATGGCCTGGCCTAGTCCTTCGGCCCACACGGAACGCTGGGATGCCCGGGTTGCGGCGTTGTCCTCCTCGCGCAGCCCCGCGAGGACTGCGTGGGCCACACCGTTCACATGCAGCTCTGCCCGGGCGTCAAGCGCCGCTGACGTGCGACGGAGAACGCCGGAACGCAGGCTTTGCTCGGCGCTGGCCGACTTCCTGTCGCCCCACATTGCAGAGGCCGGGGCCACGAGCAGGCTCACCGCCGCCGCGGCAGCAACGGCCGGAAAGGCCGCAGGCACAAGCAGCCCGGTGGCCAGTAGGGCGGATACGGCGACGGCGACGGCAGTCAGGGGAGGCAGGACCACCCGAGGCAACAGGTCACGGACGGTATCGACGTCGTCAATCACCGTTCCCAGGACGTTGCCGCCCTGCAGGAGACGCCGGAGCGAGAGGGCCCTGCGGCTCAATGATTGCCAAAGCCGGCCGCGCAGCTTGGTGAGCGCGGCGAACACTGCATCGTGCAGCAGGAGCCGTTCCCAATAGCGGACGACGGCGCGGCCGATCCCGAAGAACCGCACACCGACGATCGCAGTTAGGAGATAAAGGATGGGCGGCTGCTCGCTGGCCCTGATGATGAGCCAGCCGGACAGCCCGGACAGCGCGACGGCGAACATGGATGCCAGGATCCCCACCGCCGCGGCGCCGGAGAACCGACCGGCCACCGGTGCCAGCAGCCCGGCCAGGAGGCGGACGGTCAAGGCGGGCCGCCGCTCCGCCGTTGGACCTCCTGGTGGAAGCGACCGATCTTCCGGCACCGGCAGGCCGGGGCCGTCCGCTGAAGCCGGCACCGGCTCCCGGTCCGGGGTGCTGGCTTCCGCGGCAGCCGGTACGCCGTGCGACGGCGGCGATTCCGTGCGGCCCCGGGGAGAGACAGCGACGAGGTGGTGGGCCAGTTCGCGGGTCTGTCTGTCGTGGGCCACCAGGATGACGGTGACGTGTCCACGGAGATTGCGGATTGCCTCCTGCACCAAGGCGGCGGACTCCCGGTCCAGGTGGGCCGTTGGTTCGTCAAGCAGGAGTACAGTTGCCCCGGCCCTGATGCGTGCCAGGCTCCTCGCCAGCGCGACGCGGCGCAGCTCACCGGGGCTCAATTCGGCCGGGTGTTTGCCAGCAAGATGGCCGGCAGCAGCCGCGGCCAGGCAATCCCGCGCCGCGGCGTCGTTCCCGGCTGCTGTTTCCGCGACCGTGCCGGGGGCAGCCGCCTCTGTGGCTGCCGTCCCTGCATCAGCTGTCCCAGCGGTGAGGTAAAGCAGTACTTCGTCCAGGACTGTCTGCGACACCATGACGGGGTGCTGCGGGACCCACGTGACGGTGTCCCTGTTGAGGCCGGAGATCCGCCCGGTGACGGAAGTGCCGGCACCGTCGCCGATGGTCCCGGCCAGCACACCGAGGACGGTACTTTTGCCCGCCCCGCTGGACCCGTCGAGGGCGGTGATTTCACCGTGGCGTGCAGTGAAGCTGAGGGGCCCGACGGCGGAGGCGGACCTTCCGGTGTAGGTAACGGTGAGACCGGCAACGGTGAGATCGGAACCTGTCACTGGCGGGCCAGAGTCCCCTGCGCTGGCGGGCAGCGGCCGGGGCTCAGGTGCATCGGTGACCGCCTTGGTCTCGGCGAGCGCGGCCCGGCCGTCATCACTTGCGTGGTGGGCGGTGCCCAGTTCACGGAAGGGAAGATAGCAGTCCGGTGCCAGGATCAGGGCCAGGAGGCCAGCCTCGAGGGCCATGTCGCCGTGCACCAGGCGTACGCCGATGAACACTGCCACCACCGCTACGGAGATCGTGGCGATGAGTTCAAGCGCCAGGGCGGACAGGAATGCGGTGCGCAGCGTCCCCATGGTCTTGGCGCGGTACTCGTCCGAGATCTCTTCCAGTGCCTTGCGCTGTGCCGTGGCGCGGCCGAGTCCCACCAGGACCGGCAGGCCTTTGGCCAGCTCCAGCATGTGGGCGGACAGCCGGGACAGGGTTGCCTGTGCCTCGCGGACGTTCTGCTCCGTGTACCGTCCGATCAGCACCATAAACAGGGGCACCAGCGGAACCGTCAGGACGATCACGACGGCGCTGACCCAGTCCGCAAAGAGGATGCGTGCGCCAAGCAACAGCGGGATGGCGGCGCAATTCACCAGTGCGGGGATGAACTGGGTGTAGTAGCTGTCCAGAGCGTCCAACCCTCGCGTGGCCAGTACGGCGAGGCCGCCGTCCGCCGGGCCAGTGGCCCGCGCACCGTTCCGCAATGCGCGCTCAAGCAGTTCGGACCGGAGCTCCTCCTTGATCCCTAGGGCGGCGCGGCGTGCCGCGATGCCCTGTCCCCACACGGTGGCCGATCTCAGGACAACACCGGCCAGCCCCCACGGAAGCTGGTCCGGCCAGGCGGGGTCCGCTGTCGCCAGTCCGGCCAGCATGGAGGCGACGGCCTGCCCCATCAGGACAAGGGACAGTGCCTTCAGCGCTGCCAGGAAGCCAAGCCAGTAGATGGCTGAGCGGGTGGCGGGTCCGGCCGGGAACGGTGGGCGCACGGCCGGTCAGCCCTTCGTGGTGAAGGCCTTGGCGGCTACGGCCGGCAGGAAGCTGTGGGCCTCCGGGATGTGGGCGGCGCTGACGCGTCTCCGGAACACCCAGTACGTCCACGCCTGGTATGCGATCACCAGCGGCAGGCCAACGGCGGCCACGATGCTCATGAGTCCCAGCGTGTAGTCCGAGGAGGAAGCGTTGGAGATGGTGAGGCTAAACTCAGGGTTGACGGTGGAGGGCAGCACTACCGGGAACACCGCCCCGAAAATGGAGGCACTGCCGAGCAGCAGGAAAACCCCCAGCGCCATGAAGGCCCTGCCTTCGGCTCCCTTATGGGCCAGGAACCAGGCTGCCGCGGCAGCCACAACAGCCACGGCGACGGCTGCCCAGGTCCAGGGTTTGCCGTCCAGGAACTGGATGCTGACAGCCCAGCCGGCCATGGGGAGAAGGAGCCACGGAAGCAGCCGGACGAACCATCCGCGCGCGCGGTGGCGTACGTTGCCGTCGGTCTTCAGAGCCAGGAAGGCCAGGGCGTGCAGCAGCGAGAAACCTGCCACGGCCAGTCCGCCGAGCACGGCATAGCCGCTGAACCAGGCGAACGGACCACCTTCGCGGTCGCCGTTGGAGTTGAGCGGCAGCCCGGTGGTGGTGAGCGCCAGGGCAGCGCCAACGCCGAATGCCGCGAAGAAGGAGCCCAGGGCGATGGCCCAGTCCCAGCGGGCGCGCCAGCTGTCGTTGTCCACCTTCCCGCGGTATTCGAACGCCACCGCACGGAAGATGAGGGCTACGAGCACCACCAGCAGCGGGAGGTACAGGGCGGAAAACAGGGAGGCGTACCAGAGCGGGAAGGCCGCAAAGGTTGCAGCGCCGGCGGTGATGAGCCACACCTCGTTGCCGTCCCAGACCGGTCCTATGGTGTTGAGGAGAACCCTCCGCTCGGTATTGTCGCGGGCGAAGAGCTTCATCAGCATTCCGACGCCGAGGTCAAAGCCTTCCAGGAAGAGGTATCCGGTCCACAGCACCGCGATGACAATGAACCAAATGGTGGGCAGCAGTTCCATTCTGAGTATCCTCTGGTCTTCTTAGTAGGCGAACGCCAGGACGTCGCCGGTGCCCGGTCCGTCCGGGCCGGGGGTGGCGTCCTCGTTTTCATCGACGGGCGCGTGGGCCAGTTCCGGCATGGCGGAAACGACGCCGCCGCGGATGTACTTGACCAGGAGCTTCACCTCAACCACCAGGAGCACCGCATAGATGGAAGTCAGGACCACCAGCGACGTCAGCAGCTCTCCGGCCGAGACGCCCGGCGACACTGCGGCCGCGGTGAACATAAACACCTGGTCTATGCCGTTGAAGTCCGGGTTGGGTGCCACCACAAACGGTTGCCGACCCATTTCGGTGAAAATCCACCCTGCCGCGTTGGCACCGAAGGGCGCCAGGATGCCGAAGACGGCCAGGCGCATCAGCCAGCGGGACTCGGGAACGGTTCCGTTCCGCGTCACCCACAAGGCAATGAGAGCCGCGAGGGCCGCGAGTCCGCCGAACCCGATCATCATGCGGAATCCCCAGTACGTGACCTCCATGACGGGCACGTACTCGATCTCCTGGCCGGCACGCTCTCCATAGACCGGGTTGTCCGGCAGGTTTGTTCCGTAGTCGGCCTTGTACTGGTCCAGGAGGCTGTTGACGCCCTTGACCTCGGTGGTGAAGTTGCCCTTTGCCAGGAAGGACAGGATCCCTGGGACCTCGATCAACGCCACGATGTCATCGCAGTTCCGCGACCCCAGGTTGCCGACGCTCAGGACCGAGAAGCCGGTGCCGTCGTGGCACGCGGCCTCAGCGGCCGCCATTTTCATGGGCTGCTGCTCAAACATCAGCTTTCCCTGCAGGTCGCCGGTGAGGGCGGTGCCGGCAAAGGAAATCATGGCGACGACGGCGCCGATGCGCAGGGAGCGGATCCAGACTTTGTGGTCTGTCCGGTCACGGCCGGGGATGTCCGCTTCCCCGGGGACCACCTTGCCGTCGGCACCCACGGTATCGACGCCGTCGCGCCGCCTCCGCCACAGGTGGTACCAGGCGATGCCCAGCAGGAAGCCTCCGGCCACTGCCAACGCACCGAACAGCGTGTGGGGAACAGCGACCAGTGCTGTGTTGTTGGTGAAGACCGCCCACGCGTCCGTCATCACCGGCCGGCCGTTGACCAGCTCCACTCCCACGGGGTGCTGCATCCAGCTGTTGGCCACAATGATGAAGTAGGCGGAGAACACCGAGCCCACCACGGCGATCCACAGGCAGGCCAGGTGGATGCCGGGCTTCAGCTGCTTCCAGCCGAAGATCCAGAGGCCAAGGAACGTTGATTCGACGAAGAACGCCAGCAGGGCTTCGAGTGCCAGCGGTGCGCCGAATACATCCCCTACGAACCGGCTGTATTCGCTCCAGGCCATGCCGAACTGGAATTCCTGGACGAGGCCGGTGGCCACGCCCATGATGAAATTGATCAGGAAGAGCTTGCCCCAGAATTTGGTCATCCGGAGGTATTCAGGGTTGCCGGTGCGGTGCCAGGCCGTCTGGATCACAGCCACCACCAAGCCAAGACCAATGGTGAGCGGAACCATCATGAAGTGGTAGACGGTGGTGATGCCGAATTGCCAGCGTGCGATTTCCAAGGCGTCCAAGGCAGTCCCTACTGTTGGCGGGTTCACTTTTCTACGATGCGTAGAACTCTGACTTCTACCGAGTGTAGAACAATGCTACGGGCACTGTAAACCAACAGTTCCACTAAGAAGTGCCCTCCACAAGGCTGCGGCGCGCCCATTGTTCTACCTGACGTAGAAAGTGACGCCGAAACGGGGTAAATTGTTCCTGTAGTTGTAGCGTTCGTTTGTATAGTCATCGCGGCCGGCAGGCCTGCCGGTGCGGGGAATCTAAGGATGTATCGAATGGCTAGTCTTGGTGAACTGGAACGGGCAGTGATGGACTTGCTCTGGGCGGGCCAGGAGGCAGCCACGGCGAATACCCTGCGCGACCGGCTGGCGCAGAGCACCGAGGCCCATGGGGGCGCAGCAGGCCACGAAGGCAAGGAACTGGCCGTCACCACTGTGCTGACCGTGCTCTCGCGGCTGGAGAAGAAGGGCCTGGTGGAGCGGGAACGTGGCACCCGGCCGCACCGCTATCAGGCAGTTTCCAGCCGGGAAGACCATACGGCCGAGCTGATGCATGAAGTTCTGGGATCCGCCCCTGACCGTGAAGCCGTGCTGGCACGGTTCATCGGCTCCGTGACGGAAAGTGAAGCCGAAACGCTGCGCAAACTGCTTGGCCACTTCTAGCGGACCATGTTCTGGACCTCATATCTGCTGGCGGTCCTTGCGATAGTCCTGGCGTGGCCGGTGCCTATCTTCCTTTCGCGTGCCCAGTGGCCGGCCCGGTCGCCGTTCACGGCGATGCTCCTGTGGCAGGCCATTGCCCTTGCCGGTGGTCTCTCCATGATCGGCGCCATGCTCGTGTACGGCCTGGAACCCATCGGAGACAATCTGATCGCCGGCCTGCGCGCGCTTGCCGGGATGGTGCTGTTCAATGCCCCCACCACCGCGCTCGGCTTCTGGCACCTCTTTGCCCTCTCCGCGGCGGCGCTGCTGACCGCCCACCTGGTGTTCACCCTGCTGCTCACCTACTACAGGATCGAGCGGCAGCGGCGGCGGCACCGTGAACTCCTGGCGCTGCTGGCTTCACCTTCCGCGGAGGGGGCGGGAACTGTGGTCATCAGCCACGACTCGCCGGTGGCCTACTGCCTTCCCGGCGGCGCGCGTTCTGTCACCGTATTGTCGGATGGCCTCATGGCTGCCCTTGAGCCCGCCGAGCTGCGGGCTGTCCTGATCCATGAGAACGCCCATCTCAGCCAGCGCCATCATCTCCTGCTCTGGGCCTTCGCCGCATGGCGCCAGGCACTGCCCTGGCTTCCGACCACCCGCCTGGCCCAGGAGTCGGTGAACTCCCTCATCGAAATGCTGGCCGATGATGTCGCCCTCAAAACCGAAAGCAAGGCCACGCTCATCAAGGCCATCGCCATAGTGGCAAGCGGCTCGCAAGGTTCCGGTCCGGCGGGATCCGGAGCTGCTGCCGACTTACTACCAGGGCAGGACAACCTTGCCCTGGCCGGGGTGGAGGCAGCGGCCGGAGTCACCGGCTCGGAATCCGCACGCACTACGGCCTCGCGTGTCAGCCGCCTGCTGTCACCCCGTCCGCAGCTGCCCGCTTCGGCACGCGGGACGGTGCTGGCCGGGTGCGTCCTGCTCCTGGCCCTGCCAACGGCCCTGCTGATCGTCCCGGGCCTGCTGGGCTGAACCGGGCCGAACCTTCCCGGTCAGGCGTCGATCCGTTCCCTGTCCAGGCTGGACGCGCCCGCAATAATGAAGTCCTTGCGCGGCGCCACGTCCGAACCCATCAGCAGGTCAAAAGTCTCCTCGGCCTGCTTGGCGTTCTCGATGCCCACTTTGCGCAGCGTGCGATGACGGGGATCCATGGTGGTTTCTGCCAGCTGTTCCGCGTCCATCTCACCGAGGCCCTTGTAGCGCTGGATCGGTTCCTTGTAGCGCTTGCCCTCCTTGGCAAGACTGGACAGAAGCACGTGGAGTTCCGCCTCCGAGTAGGTATAGATCATTTCGTTGGCCTTCTGCCCCGCGTTGATCACTTCCACCCGGTGGAGCGGCGGGACGGCGGCGAA from Arthrobacter pascens includes:
- a CDS encoding DinB family protein, which encodes MPIIPDEKDWTWVLSRPCPECSFDASTATPATVPGSVRSMLPRWRAVLRRPDVAERPDEDTWSALEYACHVRDVFSLFDQRLNLMLDGDNVRFENWDQDRTALDKDYANADPAVVSAELTAEGQQIAETFAGVRQAEWGRKGLRSNGSVFTVLTLAQYFLHDVVHHLHDVDG
- the cydD gene encoding thiol reductant ABC exporter subunit CydD produces the protein MRPPFPAGPATRSAIYWLGFLAALKALSLVLMGQAVASMLAGLATADPAWPDQLPWGLAGVVLRSATVWGQGIAARRAALGIKEELRSELLERALRNGARATGPADGGLAVLATRGLDALDSYYTQFIPALVNCAAIPLLLGARILFADWVSAVVIVLTVPLVPLFMVLIGRYTEQNVREAQATLSRLSAHMLELAKGLPVLVGLGRATAQRKALEEISDEYRAKTMGTLRTAFLSALALELIATISVAVVAVFIGVRLVHGDMALEAGLLALILAPDCYLPFRELGTAHHASDDGRAALAETKAVTDAPEPRPLPASAGDSGPPVTGSDLTVAGLTVTYTGRSASAVGPLSFTARHGEITALDGSSGAGKSTVLGVLAGTIGDGAGTSVTGRISGLNRDTVTWVPQHPVMVSQTVLDEVLLYLTAGTADAGTAATEAAAPGTVAETAAGNDAAARDCLAAAAAGHLAGKHPAELSPGELRRVALARSLARIRAGATVLLLDEPTAHLDRESAALVQEAIRNLRGHVTVILVAHDRQTRELAHHLVAVSPRGRTESPPSHGVPAAAEASTPDREPVPASADGPGLPVPEDRSLPPGGPTAERRPALTVRLLAGLLAPVAGRFSGAAAVGILASMFAVALSGLSGWLIIRASEQPPILYLLTAIVGVRFFGIGRAVVRYWERLLLHDAVFAALTKLRGRLWQSLSRRALSLRRLLQGGNVLGTVIDDVDTVRDLLPRVVLPPLTAVAVAVSALLATGLLVPAAFPAVAAAAAVSLLVAPASAMWGDRKSASAEQSLRSGVLRRTSAALDARAELHVNGVAHAVLAGLREEDNAATRASQRSVWAEGLGQAITTAACGAAALATAVLAAPQVLGGTLPPATAAVIVLLQLALVEPYAAMTTAVRQFPALRMVMRRIGQSGVVGDSNRVLGGLEDDGRDVVLARAGGAAGVELENVEAAWPGGAPVFSGLSASAGPGRWLAVTGPSGVGKSTLLSVLLGFLPASGGSVRVTGPAAWCPQEAHLFDSTLRGNLLLGRPVPGGRADPGSVTAGTVEAGLDAALAAVGLSGLVSRLPAGLDTRIGPGGSFLSGGERQRLAVARTLMTGAEVILLDEPTAHLDAEAGRAMLADLRAGLKERTVVLVTHNPADIHPEDVRLELSAAAFRGEAALAVR
- the cydB gene encoding cytochrome d ubiquinol oxidase subunit II — its product is MELLPTIWFIVIAVLWTGYLFLEGFDLGVGMLMKLFARDNTERRVLLNTIGPVWDGNEVWLITAGAATFAAFPLWYASLFSALYLPLLVVLVALIFRAVAFEYRGKVDNDSWRARWDWAIALGSFFAAFGVGAALALTTTGLPLNSNGDREGGPFAWFSGYAVLGGLAVAGFSLLHALAFLALKTDGNVRHRARGWFVRLLPWLLLPMAGWAVSIQFLDGKPWTWAAVAVAVVAAAAAWFLAHKGAEGRAFMALGVFLLLGSASIFGAVFPVVLPSTVNPEFSLTISNASSSDYTLGLMSIVAAVGLPLVIAYQAWTYWVFRRRVSAAHIPEAHSFLPAVAAKAFTTKG
- a CDS encoding cytochrome ubiquinol oxidase subunit I; protein product: MDALEIARWQFGITTVYHFMMVPLTIGLGLVVAVIQTAWHRTGNPEYLRMTKFWGKLFLINFIMGVATGLVQEFQFGMAWSEYSRFVGDVFGAPLALEALLAFFVESTFLGLWIFGWKQLKPGIHLACLWIAVVGSVFSAYFIIVANSWMQHPVGVELVNGRPVMTDAWAVFTNNTALVAVPHTLFGALAVAGGFLLGIAWYHLWRRRRDGVDTVGADGKVVPGEADIPGRDRTDHKVWIRSLRIGAVVAMISFAGTALTGDLQGKLMFEQQPMKMAAAEAACHDGTGFSVLSVGNLGSRNCDDIVALIEVPGILSFLAKGNFTTEVKGVNSLLDQYKADYGTNLPDNPVYGERAGQEIEYVPVMEVTYWGFRMMIGFGGLAALAALIALWVTRNGTVPESRWLMRLAVFGILAPFGANAAGWIFTEMGRQPFVVAPNPDFNGIDQVFMFTAAAVSPGVSAGELLTSLVVLTSIYAVLLVVEVKLLVKYIRGGVVSAMPELAHAPVDENEDATPGPDGPGTGDVLAFAY
- a CDS encoding BlaI/MecI/CopY family transcriptional regulator translates to MASLGELERAVMDLLWAGQEAATANTLRDRLAQSTEAHGGAAGHEGKELAVTTVLTVLSRLEKKGLVERERGTRPHRYQAVSSREDHTAELMHEVLGSAPDREAVLARFIGSVTESEAETLRKLLGHF
- a CDS encoding M56 family metallopeptidase, translated to MFWTSYLLAVLAIVLAWPVPIFLSRAQWPARSPFTAMLLWQAIALAGGLSMIGAMLVYGLEPIGDNLIAGLRALAGMVLFNAPTTALGFWHLFALSAAALLTAHLVFTLLLTYYRIERQRRRHRELLALLASPSAEGAGTVVISHDSPVAYCLPGGARSVTVLSDGLMAALEPAELRAVLIHENAHLSQRHHLLLWAFAAWRQALPWLPTTRLAQESVNSLIEMLADDVALKTESKATLIKAIAIVASGSQGSGPAGSGAAADLLPGQDNLALAGVEAAAGVTGSESARTTASRVSRLLSPRPQLPASARGTVLAGCVLLLALPTALLIVPGLLG